A window of the Apostichopus japonicus isolate 1M-3 chromosome 8, ASM3797524v1, whole genome shotgun sequence genome harbors these coding sequences:
- the LOC139971451 gene encoding dynein regulatory complex protein 8-like translates to MTIANKMAAPADEKESAESLLAEIQAKAAQAFDVFDHESNKTVDVREVVTIIRSLGCCPSEGELHDLLAEMEEEEPTGYIRFDRFLPIMTNILMERKYKPLPEDQLQKAFEVLDAEKKGHLTVEELTKFMTEEGEPFTQEELEEMLSAAVDPDKGVIMYKDYASLMAVDDNT, encoded by the exons ATGACAATTGCAAACAAAATGGCAGCGCCCGCGGATGAAAAGGAGAGTGCCG AATCTCTACTGGCTGAAATACAGGCCAAAGCTGCCCAGGCATTTGATGTATTTGACCATGAATCCAATAAAACTGTAGATGTGAG GGAAGTTGTAACAATCATTCGTTCCTTGGGTTGCTGTCCAAGTGAAGGTGAGCTCCATGACTTACTGGCAGAGATGGAGGAAGAAGAGCCTACAGGTTACATCAGATTTGACAGATTTTTACCTATCATGACAAACATCCTAATGGAAAGAAA GTATAAACCTCTCCCAGAAGATCAGCTTCAAAAGGCCTTTGAGGTTCTTGATGCAGAAAAGAAAGGCCATCTCACAGTAGAAGAACTAACAAAGTTTATGACAGAGGAAG GAGAACCATTTACTCAAGAGGAACTAGAGGAAATGTTGTCAGCAGCAGTTGATCCAGATAAAGGAGTAATCATGTATAAAGACTATGCATCATTGATGGCTGTAGATGATAACACATga